The genomic interval TTCACACTGAGCTGATGTGTACCCTGACACCTTACTACACACTCCCCTGCTGGTCCCTTTCCATTTGATTGAGTGGGCATGATTGACGAAGAATTACAGCCCATGCTTACTAGAACTGACCTCCCCTTAGATCAAATCACTTCTGTACTCCATGAGTGCTTATTTCAGTTGACTGAATTAACTTGTAAAATTTCCCTTGCATATCTCAGTATACATGGAAACAAGACATAACTTTCAGAGTGTTATGAGTATCTAAATTTTGTTCCTAGTGAGTGGCAGGCATTATGTACCACTAATCcttaagagaagagagacagatttGCTTTGGTAGCTGACTTGCTTACCCTAGGATCTGATGCAGGTGGTCTCTGAGAAAATGGACACGTTTCATGAAGACATGTTGGAGACAGTTGAATTTGGAAAACTGAGAAATAATCTTTTTGATACACTTGACTTTTGAGGCCCCTGTTATATTCATAATAGGGGAGGTATTCTTGTGGAGTGGTGCCAGGAAGACTTTTTCAAGATTTTTCATCTGCCCAAAGTAGGGAGCAAAATGTGCCAGCCGCAACAGAGTCCAGTCGGTATACAGTTCTAATTCTGTAATGTGCTCTGGATGAAAAACATTCATGATTTCTCTGATAACTTTGTCTGGTGCATCCCAGATCTTCATCTTTGTACAGCAGAAATTTATGGACCCCTTTCTCTGCTTGGCCCAATTCAAGAAAtatgctttttcttcattgagCTGAGAACTGATTGACAGATCAACTATGATCTTCAGACGCTGCCTCAGTGCATATCTGGGAAGGGCCTTCACTACTTGCTTTTCATCCAAGGTCTCTGCATCAGAGTCACTGTCATTTGCATCGCTCCCTATGTTCCAGAAGCCATGGTGCACATTTCTCATGTCGAGAACCTGAAGTTTTGGCCTCCTGTGGGTGAAACTTATGAATGTCAGCAGTCTTCTTGATACATATGTCTAAACTCAGGTCTCCTCCCtgctaaagctttttttttttttgagacagggtttatctgtttagccctggctgtcctggaactcactctgtagacaaggcaggcctcaaactcataaatccgactgcctctgcctcccaagtgctgggattaaaggcgtgtgctaccatgccccacACTGCTACAGTCTTTGTTTTTAAGCACTTTGATATCCAAGGTGGACTCAGGCATGCTACAAAAGCTTTCCTGGGCTTCTGTACACTTGAATACTTTTCTTTCACTAAGGTATACATCATTTCTATTACTAtttctactactattattattactataataataataataataataataataatagtaattattattattattattactgtgaaGGCCAGGGATAGGCTCATTCTACTGTGAGGCTAAGTCTACTCTAGTCCATATTCAAGTCTAATCCATATCCAAATGTGCTCTCTACAAGTAAAGAGTAGATTTCAAGAACCTTGTATCTCTGCTTGTTTATGCAATCAGAAGCATCTAATAGACTTAGGACAAAGCCATTCTCCCTGGCAATGTCTACTGTGTACTCTTTACGCTCCCATATACAATACTTGGATATGCTTACCCGGGGGGAAATTTTCTTGTCAGTCTCCTGTCTACACCATCTAGCAGAGCTTGCAAGGTTTCCAGGTTATGCATATTTATCAATGGCCCCACAGGGAGATATTGGAAAGGCCAGGCTGCCACCATTGTCTTTATGAGCGAGTTGTGTCTGCCAGCAAAGGCCTCTTGGAACAGCCATGGGACGTACACAGCTGGCACGCTCTCCAGAGGGGATATGGCCAAAGCCTCATCTCTCAGCTGTGTCTGCCTTGCTCGCTTCTGGAGTGTGGGTGGGGTCTGACCACTCATCCTCTCAGGTCTTCAGGAAGAAGGCTCCTGGGGAAGCATTTAGAAAAGAATACATATTCAAGACAACTTTATACTACTTCCTCACCACCACATTAACCATTTAGTTTCTGAATTACTGCTCTAGAGTTACAGTGCTAGAGACATCAATTTATTTCTGTATCCTAAACTGGTGGTGTAAAGACAGACTCCCACACTGGCATCATGGGAGCCTCTCTAGTACTCTAATGGACACATAATTTTGgggtcaaaatatttttatgtgtttccctttctttacaaaggaaagaatgaaaggaagctgaCCTGTCCAACACgtccagttatttgaggatctcgaggggacctcctcctaataacttaataggaggtagagagagacgagggccttGTACGAGTAaggacacggaaaccgttctgaagttgtatcaagaccccaatgtattgagaaagatccaaggcttaaatgcacaagcaaaaggggaagtacagacacttatcagtgggaggggtgggccAATAcaggcaaaaggagaagtacttatgggaggggggcaatagaaattctttcttttggcagctacacagggaagcaggaagcttggtggtatcagggtgtggtcaggacatcagtGATGACCTAGGGCTAGAACATCCcatggttctcggaatccatgtgtccctGGCCCGCTCttgacccctttttcttctcggtgggagaggcccaattcagagatcaagagttgtcttaatagctcccaacaggaagcaaaatggaagagattcccaggacccagtaCAGATGATCCTAGCTGAAATATGGAACATAGAGGAGATAGAACTTGAAGAGGACACCCCAGTCGATATGCATGGCTCCCTAATGAGGGAAGGGGCCACtcatccatctcaaaaattttaacctagaattgttcctgactaaaggaaaaacagggaAAAGAGATAGTTCAGAGACTGAAGATTAGGCGCTTGAGAGACTGGGATCTTGGGATGTATAAAatcagcagacaccaaacctaaacACTATTGCTGTTGTCAAcatatgactgtcctctgagaggctgtgccaccACCTGTCTAAGGACAACTGCAGATACTCACAGGCAACCTTTGCATTGAGCAtgtggaccccaatggaagagatagggaaggatttAAGGAGATATAGGGGattacaacctcataggaagaaaaacaacatcaacTAAGTGGACCTCTCAgatttcccagggactaagtctcCAAACAAGGAGCATACATGATTGGGTCTATGGTTCCTGataacatatgtagcaaatggctTATTTCAGAGAGGAGGCTCCTTGTCCTTTGGAGGCCTATTGTCATAGtgaagggtgaggcaggagtgtgtgggtaggtgggggagtaaTGTTTTAGAGGTAAAGGGAAAGTATCATGGGAGGGGATTTGTGAGGTGAAGCCTGGAAGAGAGAtaacattttatatgtaaatatgtaaaattatcAAAAGGGTGGGGTGATGAGAAGGAAGAATGTGATGAGGAACAAATGGCAGACCAGGAAgggaataatgactggactgtaaaactaagttgaagagaaattgaatttagtagtaaaaaagaaaaaaaaaaggacaaacaacacaaaacaacaaagaaacagaccagcaatcaaacaacaacaacaacaacaaaaacaaacaaggaaagaaacaatAATACAACCAAAAAGTTCCTGTGTTGTATAACAATATTGAATTTCCAGTAAGGAGGATAACATCTGTGGGTTCCTACCAAGACTGTCAGGCTCACCTTGGTTCCAAAAGCAGACGTTATCCAAAAACCACAGCTATGTGAAAATGATCTAAAGCAAAGACTAAGGTAAGACATTTGAGTAACTTACAAATGTAATTCCAGCTACCAGGATGATCAGAGTTAAAGATGATCAAAGTTACATGAGCTAGggactcacaaaaaaaaaatcatcatttcaGTGAAAGGAAATATGAAAGACCACATTAGTCAGAATGATCTGATTTCAGCTAACCCAGAGCAACACGCCCAACATCTTAGAAAATTCTTGTGTCAAAAAATATATCAAGCACAGTAATGAAATATACAAGTTATCTTAGAGATATAGTGGAGATGAGGCTAAAACGTCATCGGGAATGAAACCCAAGGTCTTCAATGTGTTTTActaaagagacagaaaatgaaatttcctgTACTACCCCGGAATCTAAAGGGTTTCAAATCAAACTGCTTGACCCTAGGGAAACCAATTACATACCAGTTCTGAGTACTGCAGATAGGTCTCTGAGTCCTAGACAACCCTGGTAGTTACCCAATCTCCAGATCTGAATATTTTCTGTCTCCACTGAAGCCTCTCTGAATAACCCTTCCTATTGCAGCCATGTAATTCAACCTCAAACTAGAATTAGATTGGATGGTTAAACTCTGCCCTTTTAATTCTATATGTAACATCCAGCCATTTCATTGATTGCACCAGAGCTCTCAATGAGAATACCTCCATAGCATACCATACCACTCAAACATTTCACTTGTTACTTAATAAAACATCACTGAATTTGTAGATTTTCTCCTTCATTTGCCTTATGATTACATAGTTTTGAGGTTGCTACAGGATTGGGTCTTGCTGTGAAGCCAGGGTTGTTTCTAAACTCTAAgttctagcaatcctcctgcctcaacataGTTCTTGCTGCTAGGATTAATGTTGAGAAACACCACACCTGGGCCAATTTTATTCATGTGCACAAAGTCAGTCTGATTTGCCTCAGATCAGGGTTTAATCTATTGATGAtcatagaaagaaaataattcatcGATATTATTGTAACTGGATCTGGGACAAAGAGTTTTTAATAGACAGGAGTATGTTCTGGAGCTCAAGGCCTGAATTGGATGTTTTTTCAATAAACTGCagtagcacctacataaatgttAGAGGAAGGAGCATTGTCTGATTCCATTAACAGTGTCCAAGTGTGCTGGGTGTGCACTCAGTGTGTAAGGAGCTACCCAGCATACAGCCATTCCTCTCTCCAGCACTGTATGCAGCAGACATAATGGCTATGCCTGGAAACTCAACAGTTCAAGAGTTGAACTGTTGAAGCCGGGGAATCAATTCAAAGCTGTCCTCAGCCTTATGGTAAATAGAAGGACAGCTTGAGCTTACATTTGAGTCTACTTCTAAATAGACCTAAAGGCAAACAGAAATTGG from Mus musculus strain C57BL/6J chromosome 5, GRCm38.p6 C57BL/6J carries:
- the Pramel33 gene encoding PRAME family member 8-like, with the translated sequence MSGQTPPTLQKRARQTQLRDEALAISPLESVPAVYVPWLFQEAFAGRHNSLIKTMVAAWPFQYLPVGPLINMHNLETLQALLDGVDRRLTRKFPPGRPKLQVLDMRNVHHGFWNIGSDANDSDSDAETLDEKQVVKALPRYALRQRLKIIVDLSISSQLNEEKAYFLNWAKQRKGSINFCCTKMKIWDAPDKVIREIMNVFHPEHITELELYTDWTLLRLAHFAPYFGQMKNLEKVFLAPLHKNTSPIMNITGASKVKCIKKIISQFSKFNCLQHVFMKRVHFLRDHLHQILGCLRTPLQTLSITHCLISQTDLDSFSCCHNLFKLKNLEIRGVTLFALDLMPLRGLLGKLAGTLKSLDFQWCSMKDSQLIVLLPALSQCSQLNQINFYSNDFSMAILKDLLQHTATWSKMNVEQYPVPLECYDALGHVSRERFVELCQELMDTLRAKREPKSISFATNVCQNCGKTCVYGQGARLCSCLQ